One Zeugodacus cucurbitae isolate PBARC_wt_2022May chromosome 3, idZeuCucr1.2, whole genome shotgun sequence genomic region harbors:
- the LOC105216968 gene encoding transcription elongation factor S-II produces MSVEEEVFKIQKKMQKITSNDGTGQEQALDLLKALQTLNINLEILTKTRIGMTVNELRKSSKDEEVIALAKTLIKNWKRFLAAPGGTSGSSSKESAGSNNVSKSSTSSKSSSSSTSKDKEKSSSSSSSKDKKRDDDKKANSSASSSAKDERRQTQSSFPSTGGLTDAVRLKCREMLCNALKVGEVPEGCPEPEDMATELEEAIYMEFKNTDMKYKNRVRSRVANLKDAKNPTLRSNYMCGAVTAQKLARMTPEEMASDEMKKLREQFVKEAINDAQLATVQGTKTDLLKCGKCKKRNCTYNQLQTRSADEPMTTFVMCNECGNRWKFC; encoded by the exons atgagtGTCGAAGAAGAAGTATTCAAAATACAGAAGAAAATGCAAAAGATTACGTCAAATGATGGCACG GGGCAAGAGCAAGCCTTGGATTTGCTGAAAGCATTGCAGACACTCAACATCAATTTGGAGATATTAACTAAAACACGCATCGGCATGACTGTAAATGAGCTGCGTAAGAGTAGCAAAGATGAGGAAGTGATTGCACTGGCTAAAACGCTTATCAAAAATTGGAAACGGTTTCTTGCCGCACCCGGTGGTACAAGTGGTAGTAGCTCCAAAGAGTCGGCTGGCAGTAATAACGTTTCCAAATCATCAACAAGCAGCAAATCGAGTTCATCATCAACTAGCAAGGATAAAGAAAAGAGTTCGTCATCTAGCTCGTCGAAGGATAAGAAGCGTGATGACGACAAAAAAGCTAACTCAAGTGCATCTTCATCGGCGAAGGATGAGCGTCGACAAACGCAATCATCTTTCCCCAGCACAGGCGGTTTAACCGACGCTGTGCGTCTCAAATGTCGTGAAATGCTATGTAATGCGCTTAAGGTTGGTGAAGTGCCGGAAGGTTGTCCGGAACCCGAAGATATGGCCACAGAATTGGAGGAAGCCATTTATATGGAGTTTAAAAATACAgatatgaaatacaaaaatcgTGTGCGATCGCGTGTTGCGAACTTGAAAGATGCAAAGAATCCCACCTTACGCAGCAATTACATGTGCGGCGCGGTAACGGCACAAAAATTAGCGCGTATGACACCCGAAGAAATGGCTAGTGATGAAATGAAGAAATTACGTGAGCAGTTCGTGAAGGAAGCTATTAATGATGCTCAACTGGCCACAGTACAGGGCACCAAGACCGATCTGCTGAAATGTGGTAAATGTAAGAAACGTAACTGCACATATAATCAATTGCAAACACGTTCCGCTGATGAACCTATGACAACATTTGTCATGTGCAACGAGTGCGGTAATCGCTGGAAGTTCTGCTGA
- the LOC105216969 gene encoding ATP synthase mitochondrial F1 complex assembly factor 2, which yields MNNLFKLLRKPATTLFGVAQSVPKRFYAAPPKRFYKKTSVLYNDGKYEVTLDSRKLKTPNGTLFTVKSEPLAIAVATEFDAQKEHIERSKMHLSALCFTALDNPNRHTKTDMVNYILNYIATDTVLFQYDDEKDLHELQRNEWDPIIQWFNERYGTSLEKTMVMSPPNVSADDKMKISKYLMSHSDDVLFGFIYAVDTLKSVLLSFAAIDQRISVDKAAALSRLEEEYQSQFWGRVEWAHDISQQELQARLAAAVLFVHLNRSEHFVKEKLIV from the exons ATGAACAACCTATTCAAGTTATTAAGAAAGCCAGCCACAACACTTTTCGGTGTAGCACAGTCGGTGCCAAAAAGGTTTTACG CGGCACCGCCAAAACGTTTCTATAAGAAAACTTCAGTACTGTATAATGATGGCAAATATGAAGTCACACTCGATAGTCGGAAGCTGAAAACACCAAATGGCACCTTGTTCACAGTGAAAAGTGAACCACTAGCAATAGCTGTGGCAACAGAGTTCGATGCACAAAAAGAGCATATTGAACGCTCCAAAATGCACTTGTCTGCATTGTGCTTCACCGCACTAGACAATCCCAATAGGCACACCAAAACGGATATGGTCAATTATATACTCAATTACATCGCTACGGACACAGTGCTTTTTCAATATGAT GACGAAAAAGATTTGCATGAATTACAACGCAACGAATGGGATCCCATAATACAGTGGTTCAATGAGCGCTATGGCACAAGTTTAGAAAAAACTATGGTTATGTCGCCACCAAATGTGAGCGCTGACGACAAAATGAAAATCTCCAAATACTTGATGTCGCACAGTGATGACGTGCTATTTG GTTTCATCTACGCAGTGGACACTTTAAAATCCGTTTTACTATCTTTCGCTGCAATTGATCAGCGCATAAGTGTCGATAAGGCTGCTGCGCTGTCGCGCCTAGAAGAAGAATATCAATCGCAATTTTGGGGACGCGTCGAGTGGGCGCATGATATAAGTCAGCAAGAGTTGCAAGCGCGCTTGGCAGCCGCTGTACTCTTTGTGCATCTCAATCGTTCTGAACATTTTGTTAAGGAAAAGTTAATTGTTTAA